Within the Phaseolus vulgaris cultivar G19833 chromosome 9, P. vulgaris v2.0, whole genome shotgun sequence genome, the region AATCAATGTTCTTCTTTCTTCAACAATAAAGATAGGCAAGAATTCCATCTATACCAATTAAAAAGCCATGTCTTTAACATAAAGTATTACCCGAAGAGGACTCTGGACCGAAAGTCGTTCCAACACAAAGTTCTCAACAAAAGGATCAGAATGAGCATCTTCGCCTCTAAATTCCACTTGCTCATTTCCAGAAAGCATTAGTGAGAATTTTGAATTCCAAGACTGGCCAGAATTTACACAAGCAACAAAAGAGGCGAGATCAAGCTGATAGCATAAGGTATCACATAGATGCTCAACACAGGACATCTGCCACAAAattaaatcagttttttcaCTAAAGTTTCACCAACTCGTTCATTTAGTACCAACAAACCACATTCCAAAACATAAAAGTCGAAAAATACCTCATCTGATTTATTACCATAAAGAGAAGATTCTTCAAGCCGAATTACTTGTGACTTACTTGTCCAGAGAAGTTGCACTAATTTCCTCCGTGCTGCTATTTTACCAGCCAATAAATCCCAACCCATGGCTGCTACCAAAGGTTGAAGTAGTGGAAACAATTGGAGGACCTGTCACAAACAATAGTACCTAAGTAGTAGAGCTACATACACAGGTAGACTTATGTTCGAAGTTCATATAACAATTAACACTATCAAATTTTATACAAAGGAACATTTATAGAGTTAACAAAGATGGGTACGTACATTGCTAGCTTCATCCAGCTGCTCCCTCTTCACAGCAGACAGGGAAGTATCCATAATACACTCGAGAACATGTAGTCCAGAAACACGAGCATAATGATACATATATGTCTTACAGTACCTAATTGCATCATTCAGGGATAATGCTGTATCATCTGAATTCTTACCACACTTTACTTCTTCTAGATATTTTTGAAGTCGTACAAGAGGATGAGGAATGAAGTTCTCAGTTTGAACTCTATCAATTTCAATCTCTTCAGACAGTAGCTCGTCGTGAATGCTCTAAAGAAAAGCATTGACGTTGAATATAGTTAGACAAAATAAAGTTTCTTTCATATTGAATGGCAAGGGGGACTCTATGTTGTAAACTCATTTTATCAAATGTTAGATGCATAAACCCCATAATAATGTCACAAACTCAAGGAAGAGTGATTCAGGAATCAATTCCTCCAAGTTGGTTTcatggaggaagaggaagaaagcCAAAAATGTATTGACGGTGTAAAGGGGCCTTATTTAACAAAAGTTGGAAATTCAATAAATCATCAAAATGACTCTTTAAGGACAAAAAGCATTCCCAGAATTTTCTGCTAGCCTGAAAAATGGATTAGCCCGCTTTCTTGAACAAGAGGTGTTCTTGAATTATACGATTCTTATTACTTTTTGCTTTCTCTTTTATTAACAAGTGATTTGTGAGTCACTTTGGCACTTGCTGAGAATACAATATGATAAATAAATCCTATACCACGCAAAAATAGAAGTATTCTACTAACTGAAGACAATTTTAAGATAATatcttcaaaaaaaataaaaatatatatatatatatgtgtgaaCAAAACCCTGGAGAAAGATGAGAGACTGACCTGCAACATTTGAACAATATCACTGCAATTGGACGAAATGGCTTCACTATAGATCTGTAGCAATTGATTACGCATGATAAGCCACGAGTCCCCAAACTTCTCACCTTTTGACAAGACAACCTTCAGGAGATCTTTCAAAACTATGCTACAAAAGAATTAGAAAACATGCAGGTATGAACATCTAGGACAGAAAAATGTTGTAAGAGAacttaaaaaacaaatacaatataattaattaagaaaGACAGAGAAAATCCTTAACTACTTAAAGAAcaagttgttattattattattcttatatccaaataaaaataaatttgagagAGCGTCAACCACAACTGAACATACGAGTTGATGaaacatttaattttaaacagCATTCAATATCATAAGGGATTAACCTAGTGCCATAAGACTTTTACTGCAGTTGTTACAATAATATCAAAGGggaaactaatttttttcattaaagaaTTATCCAAATTCTCTAGGCAAAATGCATGCATCAAATTCAAATAGAAAAAGCAGAAAGAGGCATACCGGTACTCAGATTGCTCCTCGACTCCATAATCAAAATGCAGAGAACGTATATGAGAAACGGCCCCTTCTGCATCACCCGATTCAAGACTATCCCTCATAGCATCCAAATGAACAGCCTGCACAGTCCTCTGTATCCCGCGAAGCACCCTAACATCCTCCTCTTCCAACTCTCCACTTCCCTCCCCCGAATCCTCACACTCCAAGTGCCTAATTTGCCTATGTATATTCCCACAGAGGGAGTCAAAAACACGCGCCTGATCCAAAATCAATTTCCTCAAACTTACCAACTCTCTTTCTTCAACCACAGTAACACTCACACTCTCGTCAATTTCACCATCCCCGTCCACTTTCAACCACTTCACGCCCAATTCCAAAATCTTATCCAACACTCCTCTATAATTCCCCAACTCTCCATCACCCTCCGGCAGCAGGTCTATCAAATCTTGAACTAACAAGAGAAACTCTGCCCGCAAACGCAGCGTTTCCGAGTCGAAGTTCCACGCCGAGGTTGCGTTGTCCAATTGCAGCAATTCAAGCGTGGATAAGAAGGTGAGGAGCGCCGGGGAGGAACAGGAACTGGACCACCCAACATTGGGGACCCGACCTGATCGGGCGACGATGGTTTGCAGAATATCGCGGGCGAGGTCCCGGTTTCGCGCCCGTAGGGCTAGGAGAACACCGCGCAAGGGCTCGAACTGAGCGAGGTGAAGGTGGTTCGCGGCGAGGCGAGAGAGGATTTCTGTTTCTCTCCCCATTGCGCTGCGATGCTTGCGATTTCACTGCATCGGAAACCGATTTAATATAGTTTGTGCGCGGTGTGATTTCTTGTATTGTTCCAGTTTTGCTGCCCAGAGACGAAGATGAATTCAAGAATGAGTTAGTGAATGAAAGAGGGTTGTAACTTGTAACGTAAAACTTTGAGATGTTCAAGAAACACTGTTTTTTATTATGCAATtattggtcttttcatttttatactCACACtgcaaaatcaatttaaatagtTCAATTTTAGGTAGACACCTCAcctattttgtaataaaaataataaagtaatatccgaaaataaaaaattatgtgaaatatatatttattgtcacttaattaatattgaaataTCTTGTAAACTTTTTGTATTATTAATGAaatctttattaaataaatttatttattaaatgtttaaagTGTTGTTTTAATCTTGTGGAAACTAATGGTTTTTACttctgtttttttgtttttaacttcTTAAGTTTCTAAACATCTTGATTTTTTCATcactttattaatattaaaaaaattataatttttttatattattaatggaatgtgtattaaaaaaatattttattaaatatttaaaacatggtttaattttatagtgattacttcttttttctttttgttctcgaccaattctattataattattttgatcttcttACCGATCACTTGATtaatattaaaacatattataaaaaacatatcacttatattctaaaattagtttctaatccTTATAAAATATTCCaacaaaattataagaaaaaaaatgtgaaggTATAACTAACTTTTTATaagttatattaaatatttttcaaataattttgttcttaaatAGTGGAGGtgtgaattttatttttctttaatataatttaatttattcttaaattatCTGTGGGATTCAGTCCATAAAGActaattcaatattttattttgatcaacttattaaaaaatacatacagataaaatgtaagaaaaaaaaagtagaatgtaaaatcaattttagtttAATACCTCAGTAACATTTCATAGTTTGTTTGTATATTTTTCATAGGTgcagaattttttaaaaattatttataattcaataatattttcaattgtataatttaaaaatactctgagattaaaaaatataaatgttttattattgATGATATTCTAAAGAGTTTTTAAGAATGGATGTGACATTTGTAGATTTATTGGAGTGTCTTAATAAACAAACAGTAGTTAATGTTgttaataaaattcaaattataatatcaactaAGTTCATCATGCTCTTGTCTTGTTATAGATACATTAAACTTTTGGTGTGtgtataaaatagaaaatatttgcAAGTAAATTCAACTACTTTCTATCTTTTATAATCAATTGACACATAATGTGTATACTCACTCTTCCAATAAAATATGTCAAATAAAGGACATGTTTAAGATAACTAAAGTAatagattatttttataattaattatatttgcaTGTAGGTTCacttcttttataaaaataaaaaatcatgtataattaaaaagtaattatcataacaattataaaaatgtaaattcaatattaaaattcatattcaaattataaaaaatgataCACAAAAAtagttacaaatattttttattaatttataatattataattatggaATATAAAATTTCATAGTTTTTTTATCTCAACACATAGTATTTTACACATCATTACATATAAACAATTAAGAAATTGCACAAACAATGTGAAAAATTGGCTAGCAAAACTACATTCTCATCTTGTTATATTAGTCTCTTATCAACATTTATTTGTATAAAAACATgttaaattgtttaaaataaaactatgttGAATTATTTGAGACAAAAATGAACactaataaattatgaataagTTCATATAAAAGATCTAACATTCAATTCAATATCTAAATAACATTAACTTTCCATCTTTCTCAattttatataacataaaactttcatgttatatttaaattttgtaatctAAATTTCTAACCTAATCAAAGTAAGTTATTGTTATTTCAGTAGATTTTCATATATcattaacaagaaaaaaaaatacactataataataatgatataaatTAACAAACAAGATAGCACTCTCACAAAatgttaatataaaaaaaatatatatacaaattttaataaattaatgttaAGATTCAATACAAAACCATGCAAGAGTAGTTACTTTTTTACTATTTTGGTGAAGAGTGAAGATCCAAAATGACACAAATTGTACTGTGGCAATCAGCATTGGTAACACATTACTGTGATCAAACGATGCGTTTAATAAACCCGCGCTACGGATAAATTTGAAGGCGCCATCCTGAAATTAACCCTAGAAATCACAAAACACAGAAGAGTGTGTGATGTTAAACTCTTCAGTGGTAAAAAGTGGAAAAAACTGTTTGGGCGGGAAACTGCATTGTGTTCTTTTATTCCTTACACTCATAATATAACtcagtttttaatttttctggttcattcaatttttttggtTTGTTCTAATTGAGAGAACAAGATTACCGAGCCACCATGCAGGCGGCAGAACAAGGTGGTGACAACAAGAGAAACACAGGTTTTGAGGAAAGGGATTTGGAGAAGGAAATTTCGAAGCTGCGTGGGAGATGGGAACTTGCGTCTATTCTCAATTTTTTGGAGGTAAGAGATCtgtattttaatttcattggtTTGAAATTGTTCCAGTAGGTTCCAAATTATGTAAGAGATtgtatagtattttttattttttttgtgagaGTAGAGTGACTAATGTTTATGgctatttcttatttttgtgaTGGTTTTATTTGTTTAGGTGTTTGATCCTATACTTGGAAAAGATTTGAAACTTTCTGCTGAGGATATAGAGATTGGACTTGTGAAGCCTGACGTTTCGCTTGCTCGGCTGCATATTAAGCTTTTGAAGGTATATTTTCTGTGGTTGTTGAAAATGCTAGTCTATGTgagaaagaaaacattttttactagTAAGTTGTTGATTAATGTGTGGGTGAATAGGATTGAAATTGGTAGTACTAGAGAGAACTTGTGCAAATGTAGAAATGTTGCAATTTTGGTATTTTTGTGTGTTTCTAGTTTGAGTTCTGGAATGTAAAATGGTTAGAGAAGTGCTTGCTTATTTTCATTGTCCTTGTGTGTGGTTTCTTGTATGGCTAAGAAGTGTTGAGGTTGAAATTACTTGGTTGATGTCATTGCTTAATGGGTATAAACTGAAttcattttattcaattttccATTTGTAAGCTTTTACTTCATGTGAAATGTGTCATtggattttaatattaatttcaaaaatagcATTAGATATATTGTCCAAAGTCCTCCAAGTCCAATAGAGACATAGGGGAGTGGACATTTTTCTTTTGCTTGTAAAATTGTAAAGATAGCCCCTAATGTGCAATGGAGGTGCATTTTATCATCGAAGTTGAATATACTAATTCTGTAAATTGGTTGACTCCCTCAAACCAATCATACTATTATGCTCTTTaacatgaattttatttttctgttgatACCTTTCTATCCTATCATTATTCTTGTTGTGGATTTAGCTTCAATTGTGTTCCTGCCAGGGTATGCCACCTGTGAGTAAAACACTGGAGGATTCTGACAAATGGGTGACTGCACTCTGTAAGAAACTTACTATGTGGTGGCCATGGGTAAATTCACTATCATTGTGTTTGActttgttttttctattttctttccATTTCTTATTGAATTATTACTTGCATGTGCTACAGGTTGCTGAGGGAGAGATTCCACTTGTACCATCTAAAGGGTACTGGGATACATTGATCATGTTAGATTAGATTGTAACTGATTgcattgactttttttttaataacattgtTGTCATCAATGCTTGTGCAGACAGGAGATATCCAAGTACAAGGAAATTGATCCGTCAGATCGTTTACTACTGCTAAAAGCGCTTTGTGAAGTTAGAGCTGATGTATTATCTTGTCCTTGgtttctttatatttttgtttgtttaataAATGAACATATATGAACATGTGGACACACTGATATCATCTTTGACTATTCCTCcaccttttttatttaatcccttttgctgttttaattttgtCTGATGTAAACTATTTTGCTTGGTTGCTTGTTTATATTCAGCAACATGATGCAGTGTCATACATAAATGATGCTTTAAAGGAAGGAACCCAAATTTCATCTTTTCGTAAAGATGCCTTAGGAAGAGATAGAACTGGAACATCTTACTGGtacttttttcctttttaagtATGATTCAATCTTTAAGATTCCTTAAACCTTCAAATTGTCATTGGTAGTGTTTCTATTCTTGTTATAGGTATGATGCAACTTCAAAAGGTCAGAGTCACAGACTGTACAGGGAAGTTATTACATCAGACTCAATTCCAAAAGATAAGGGTCATAGGCGCTTATCACTCCCCACCATTCAATGGGAAACACTTGCTTCCAATCTTGAAGAATTTTCAGAAGTAGATGTGAGATAAATTATACCACCTTTCTCATTGGATTTGAAACCTTTATTAACTTTAACTTTAATTGTTAACTGCAGGAAAAATTCTCGCTCAGCAAGTCTGCCATGGAAGTTTCTGTTAGCACAAAGCTTCAGAGTGATGCTATTCCTGCTCTTGAAAAGCTTC harbors:
- the LOC137822886 gene encoding DDT domain-containing protein DDR4, yielding MQAAEQGGDNKRNTGFEERDLEKEISKLRGRWELASILNFLEVFDPILGKDLKLSAEDIEIGLVKPDVSLARLHIKLLKGMPPVSKTLEDSDKWVTALCKKLTMWWPWVAEGEIPLVPSKGQEISKYKEIDPSDRLLLLKALCEVRADQHDAVSYINDALKEGTQISSFRKDALGRDRTGTSYWYDATSKGQSHRLYREVITSDSIPKDKGHRRLSLPTIQWETLASNLEEFSEVDEKFSLSKSAMEVSVSTKLQSDAIPALEKLRKKKEKAIKQKQRQDMLLKDVQNSYCSGNARACRTRRPICYTFEAYDRTIKEAIQLTNKRKTSPVADQDKTRQLKYQSNTKDVSTDSDSERDVLQISDNDDDGGYEVENHGSSGEEDGVDELVNSEAPSSHAVTYPKGVRCSNRLAGVPSHAILESRGLTTKQTLRQRPTRNSALESIILSDSEDEVHEGKTDLSESA